The Rhodopseudomonas palustris genome window below encodes:
- a CDS encoding carbonic anhydrase, which translates to MTSFPKSLIDGYEAFRTQRLPTEQSRFRELSERGQSPEVMLIGCCDSRVSPEVIFDAGPGEMFVVRNVANLVPVYEPDGGAHGVSAALEFAVQVLRVKHIVVLGHALCGGIKAFTDKTPPLTESDFIGRWMQMFTKPGEVVEKRDHETVQDFRTRIEKAAVFRSIENLMTFPCVKILVERGKLQLHGAYFGVADGDLFVLDQESKQFVPAVKVV; encoded by the coding sequence ATGACATCCTTTCCGAAGTCACTGATCGACGGTTACGAGGCGTTCCGGACGCAGCGGCTGCCGACCGAGCAGAGCCGCTTCCGCGAACTCTCCGAGCGCGGTCAGTCGCCGGAAGTGATGCTGATCGGCTGCTGCGACAGCCGGGTCTCGCCGGAGGTGATCTTCGACGCCGGACCGGGCGAAATGTTCGTGGTGCGCAATGTCGCCAATCTGGTGCCGGTGTACGAGCCGGACGGCGGCGCCCACGGCGTCTCGGCGGCGCTGGAGTTCGCCGTGCAGGTGTTGAGGGTGAAGCACATCGTGGTGCTCGGCCACGCGCTGTGCGGCGGCATCAAGGCGTTCACCGACAAGACCCCGCCGCTGACCGAAAGCGACTTCATCGGCCGCTGGATGCAGATGTTCACCAAGCCTGGCGAAGTGGTCGAAAAGCGCGACCACGAAACCGTGCAGGACTTCCGCACCCGGATCGAAAAGGCGGCGGTGTTCCGCAGCATCGAGAACCTGATGACATTCCCCTGCGTCAAGATCCTGGTCGAGCGCGGCAAGCTGCAACTCCACGGCGCCTATTTCGGCGTCGCCGACGGCGATCTGTTCGTGCTCGATCAGGAGAGCAAGCAGTTTGTGCCGGCCGTGAAGGTGGTGTGA
- a CDS encoding HpcH/HpaI aldolase/citrate lyase family protein: MIRPRRSLLFMPGSNARALEKARLLPADGLILDLEDAVAPDAKDTARDQIATAVAAKGYGKREILVRINALDTAWWQDDIAMAAKAGPDGILVPKVSTIEDIATVGNKLAELGADPSIRVWIMIETARGVLHAEELAAQKQDPKSRLEGFVFGPNDISRETGIRMLPGRSTMLSMITHCVLAARVHGLIALDGPYSDIGNVDGLSEECAQARDLGFDGKTLIHPGQIDACNAAFTPPPDDVAQARKILAAFERPENQGRGAIQLDGRMVERLHAEIAKKTIAIADAIETAGH, translated from the coding sequence ATGATTCGACCGCGCCGCAGCCTGTTGTTCATGCCGGGATCGAACGCGCGGGCGCTTGAAAAGGCCCGGCTGCTGCCCGCCGACGGCCTGATCCTGGACCTCGAAGACGCGGTGGCGCCGGACGCCAAGGATACGGCGCGCGATCAGATCGCCACGGCGGTGGCCGCCAAGGGCTACGGCAAGCGCGAGATCCTGGTGCGGATCAACGCCCTCGACACCGCGTGGTGGCAGGACGACATCGCAATGGCGGCGAAGGCGGGGCCGGACGGCATTCTGGTGCCGAAGGTCTCGACCATCGAAGACATCGCCACCGTCGGCAACAAGCTCGCCGAGCTCGGCGCCGATCCATCGATCCGGGTCTGGATCATGATCGAGACCGCGCGCGGCGTGCTGCACGCCGAAGAGCTGGCGGCTCAGAAGCAGGATCCGAAGTCGCGTCTGGAAGGCTTCGTGTTCGGCCCGAACGACATTTCCCGCGAAACCGGGATCCGGATGCTGCCCGGCCGCTCCACCATGCTGTCGATGATCACGCATTGCGTGCTCGCCGCTCGCGTCCACGGCCTGATCGCGCTCGACGGTCCCTATAGCGACATCGGCAATGTCGATGGTCTCTCGGAAGAGTGCGCGCAGGCCCGCGATCTCGGCTTCGACGGCAAGACCCTGATCCACCCCGGCCAGATCGACGCCTGCAACGCGGCCTTCACGCCGCCGCCTGATGACGTCGCCCAGGCCCGCAAGATCCTGGCGGCGTTCGAGCGGCCGGAGAACCAGGGCCGCGGCGCGATCCAGCTCGATGGCCGCATGGTCGAACGCCTGCACGCCGAAATTGCCAAGAAGACGATCGCGATCGCCGATGCGATCGAAACGGCGGGCCACTAA
- a CDS encoding methyl-accepting chemotaxis protein yields the protein MKIRLSITSMIVAFAVVVLVSLTAMLTTNIMALNQLRVGGPLYSQIKLGNDLVADILPPPAYVIEAYLEATLALRRPSEWRAHAAKLEQLHRDYLDRQKYWSGSQLDPALKTRLTVDSDAAVQKFWRAAEQELIPALSAGDEAAAEAAYTKLDSSYAAHRAIIDDIVKRANAENAELETEAARQVGSYSTIVWILSGFAALLIALGVAGLAVGMVRPLVRLTAAMQAMAAGMLDVVIPGAGRSDEIGGMAKAITAIKANAEEKANHEAAEKSRQEHLAAEQRKADMARLADGFEDAVGEIIKTVSSAANELEAAAHSLSSTAARSLELAVGVASSSQEASAGVQSVASASEELTASVHEIGRQVQTSANVANEAADQARRTNERVSELSAAAARIGDVVELISNIAGQTNLLALNATIEAARAGEAGRGFAVVASEVKALAEQTGKATGEIGQQINGIQAATGESVAAIKEICSIIGQMSEISSSIASAVEEQGMATQDIAVNIQHAAHGTSQVDEDIARVQAGARETGAASVQVLSAAKSLSSESSRLRAEVGNFLASVRAA from the coding sequence ATGAAAATTCGTCTTTCGATCACATCGATGATCGTCGCTTTCGCCGTGGTTGTTTTGGTGAGCCTCACGGCGATGCTGACGACCAACATCATGGCGCTCAATCAATTGCGGGTCGGCGGGCCCCTGTATTCGCAGATCAAGCTTGGCAACGATCTGGTCGCCGACATCCTGCCGCCACCGGCCTATGTGATCGAAGCCTATCTGGAAGCGACGCTGGCGTTGCGCCGTCCGTCCGAATGGCGCGCCCATGCGGCAAAGCTCGAGCAGCTGCACCGCGACTATCTCGATCGGCAGAAATACTGGTCGGGCTCCCAACTCGATCCGGCTTTGAAGACGCGGCTGACCGTCGACTCTGACGCGGCGGTGCAGAAGTTTTGGAGAGCGGCCGAACAGGAGCTGATCCCGGCCTTGAGCGCAGGTGACGAAGCGGCGGCCGAAGCCGCCTACACCAAGCTCGATTCAAGCTATGCGGCGCATCGCGCCATCATCGACGACATCGTCAAACGCGCCAATGCCGAGAACGCCGAACTCGAAACCGAAGCTGCGCGCCAGGTCGGCAGCTACTCGACCATCGTGTGGATTTTGTCGGGCTTTGCGGCGCTGCTGATCGCGCTCGGCGTCGCGGGTCTCGCAGTCGGCATGGTTCGTCCATTGGTGCGTCTCACCGCCGCCATGCAGGCGATGGCCGCCGGCATGCTCGACGTGGTGATCCCAGGGGCTGGCCGCAGCGACGAGATCGGCGGCATGGCCAAGGCGATCACCGCGATCAAGGCCAACGCCGAGGAGAAGGCGAACCACGAGGCCGCCGAGAAGAGCCGGCAGGAGCACCTCGCCGCCGAGCAGCGCAAGGCCGATATGGCGCGGCTCGCCGACGGCTTCGAAGACGCGGTCGGCGAGATCATCAAGACCGTGTCGTCGGCCGCCAACGAACTGGAAGCCGCCGCGCACTCGCTGTCCTCGACCGCGGCGCGCTCGCTCGAACTGGCGGTGGGCGTCGCCTCGTCGTCGCAGGAAGCCTCTGCCGGCGTGCAGTCGGTGGCCTCGGCCAGCGAGGAGCTGACCGCGTCGGTGCACGAGATCGGTCGGCAGGTGCAGACCTCCGCCAACGTGGCGAACGAGGCGGCCGATCAGGCGCGCCGGACCAATGAACGCGTCAGCGAATTGTCGGCCGCTGCGGCCCGGATCGGGGACGTCGTCGAGCTGATCAGCAATATCGCAGGCCAAACCAATCTGCTGGCGCTGAACGCGACGATCGAAGCCGCCCGGGCCGGCGAAGCAGGCCGCGGCTTCGCCGTGGTGGCGTCGGAGGTCAAGGCGCTGGCCGAGCAGACCGGCAAGGCCACCGGCGAGATCGGCCAGCAGATCAACGGCATTCAGGCGGCGACCGGCGAGTCGGTGGCGGCCATCAAGGAGATCTGCTCGATCATCGGCCAGATGTCGGAGATCTCCTCCTCGATCGCCTCCGCGGTCGAAGAGCAGGGCATGGCCACCCAGGACATCGCGGTCAACATCCAGCACGCCGCCCATGGCACTTCGCAGGTCGACGAGGACATCGCCCGCGTCCAGGCCGGCGCGCGCGAGACCGGCGCAGCCTCGGTGCAGGTGCTGTCGGCCGCCAAATCGCTGTCGAGCGAGAGCAGCCGCCTCCGCGCCGAGGTCGGAAACTTCCTCGCGTCGGTACGGGCGGCCTGA
- the leuD gene encoding 3-isopropylmalate dehydratase small subunit has translation MDKFTTLEGVAAPLKIINVDTDMIIPKQYLKTIKRTGLGKGLFSEQRYKDDGSENPDFILNKPAYRSAKILVAGDNFGCGSSREHAPWALLDFGIRCVISTSFGDIFYNNCFKNGVLPIRVSQAELDKLFDDAERGSNATLTIDLPAQEIRGPDGGVIKFEIDPFRKHCLINGLDDIGLTLEKKPSIDAYETKLKTERAWA, from the coding sequence ATGGACAAGTTCACCACGCTGGAAGGCGTCGCGGCGCCGCTGAAGATCATCAATGTCGACACCGACATGATCATTCCCAAGCAGTACCTGAAGACCATCAAGCGCACCGGTCTCGGCAAGGGCCTGTTCTCGGAACAGCGCTACAAGGACGACGGCAGCGAGAACCCGGATTTCATCCTCAACAAGCCGGCCTATCGCAGCGCCAAGATCCTGGTTGCCGGCGACAATTTCGGCTGCGGCTCAAGCCGTGAGCACGCCCCCTGGGCGCTGCTCGATTTCGGCATCCGCTGCGTGATCTCGACCTCGTTCGGCGACATTTTCTACAATAACTGCTTCAAGAACGGCGTGCTGCCGATCCGCGTGTCGCAGGCCGAGCTCGACAAGCTGTTCGACGACGCCGAGCGCGGCTCCAACGCCACGCTGACGATCGACTTGCCGGCGCAGGAAATCCGCGGTCCGGACGGTGGCGTGATCAAGTTCGAGATCGACCCGTTCCGCAAGCACTGCCTGATCAACGGTCTCGACGACATCGGCCTGACGCTGGAAAAGAAGCCGTCGATCGACGCCTACGAGACCAAGCTGAAGACCGAGCGCGCCTGGGCGTAA
- a CDS encoding metallopeptidase family protein yields the protein MWINAKAPSLAELEQMAHEMFARLPGEFRSLCEDVIIRVDDFATEEVLEELGAETEFDVLGLFQGIGLPQRSSQDVAPMPNMIWLYRRPILDYWAEHDDSLGEIVRHVLVHEIGHHFGLSDDDMEAIEAKADELAED from the coding sequence ATGTGGATCAATGCCAAAGCCCCCTCCCTCGCCGAGCTCGAACAGATGGCGCACGAGATGTTCGCCCGCCTGCCCGGCGAGTTTCGGTCGCTGTGTGAGGACGTCATCATCCGGGTCGACGATTTCGCCACCGAGGAAGTGCTCGAAGAGCTCGGGGCCGAGACGGAATTCGACGTGCTCGGGCTGTTTCAGGGCATCGGCCTGCCGCAGCGCTCCAGCCAGGACGTCGCCCCGATGCCCAATATGATCTGGCTGTATCGCCGGCCGATCCTCGACTATTGGGCCGAGCACGACGACAGCCTGGGCGAAATCGTCCGCCATGTCCTGGTGCACGAGATCGGCCACCATTTCGGCCTGTCCGACGACGATATGGAAGCGATCGAGGCCAAAGCCGACGAGCTGGCCGAGGATTGA